The nucleotide sequence TCTCATTGAGGTATGAATTTCATCATCACTTActgttatcattatttattaggtCCTTATTTTCTTGCATGTAACTTTGTTCCTAGGTATGAGAAAGAAGGGAAACCATCTGAATTAGCAGACGTTGATATCTTTGTTAGCACAGTTGATCCTACAAAGGAACCCCCCTTGATCACTGCAAATACAGTTTTGTCTATTCTTGCTGTGGATTATCCTGTTGATAAAGTTTCATGCTATGTCTCCGATGATGGTGCTGCAATGCTCACATTTGAGGCACTTTCAGAAACCTCTGAATTTGCTAAAAAGTGGGTTCCATTCTGTAAGAAATTCAACATCGAGCCTCGTGCTCCTGAATGGTACTTTGTGCAGAAAATTGATTATCTGAAGGATAAAGTTCATCCAGATTTCGTGAGGGAACGTCGTGCAATGAAGGTGTGTCATTACAAGTATACTCAATATTTACTTCTGATAATTTGTTGTTGAGTGTATTTGTATGAAACAATTTGGTTTGTCTTTATTGTTATCAACTTTGACTTCATTAAAGTTATCATTTCCATTTCATCTGTTTTATGGTCTAATATTTGCCATCTGGCAAAGTCTGGTTTTAATCCCCAAGGTTCTGGTTCTTAATATTTGTCCATATCATGTGCAacttattcttattttttatttcattcatGCAGAGAGAGTATGAGGAATTTAAGGTTCACATTAATGCATTAGTTGCCAAAGCACAGAAAGTTCCTGAGGAAGGCTGGACAATGCAGGATGGAACTCTATGGCCTGGAAATAACGTTCGAGACCATCCAGGAATGATTCAGGTGTTTCCCTGTACTATAACCAATGATATTCTGTTCCTACTAGGGAAAACCTTTTTCTTGTCTTGCAAGCATTTAGATCTTTAAATGGAATTAGAGTCCATTTTCCTCTGCTAAAAGGAAGTTGGattacatttattttttatttatttttgggagAGACAATAAACCTTGTTAAAAGATTATTTTGGAAGCTGGTGGAAGAATAGTGAAGTTTTTTCCCTTCATTGAGAATGGTGGTTACTTTTCGAGCATTCATAGCAAACTTGAGTGCGAGTTGCAAAGGGCCTGTTGAGATTGATGAAGGCAGCGGTTGTACATGGAGTGATATTTAACTGTTTTCAATATAACCTGCCTGGTAGCTTACACTGCTGTTTTCTGCTTGCCACTTCATTGTTATCTGGGTCGGTCCCTGCTGTCTCTGGTGTGTGCCGGTGCAAAATACACAGCATTGAATGACTGGGTTATTCCAAGTTGCATGGTACATAATTGAGGATGAGACAGCATGGCAAGGAACAAGGAATATGGGTTTTTGGATTCTGGTTTGCGACAAAAAATGTAATGTACATTAATGTGGAATTATATGCTTTACATTGATCTTTTGGTCTAATTTTACCCTGGTGTGTGCCGGTGCTTTGCAGTACTGTGTACAAAAAAATGTTCtctacatgattttttttaagaattgAAAAATTAGAATTCTACACATCTTTTGCACAaaatcctaagaattctttacctTGTTGAAAATTTTAACAGGTCTTTCTGGGTCATAATGGTGTGCTTGATGAGGCAGGTAATGAGCTACCACGTCTTGTATATGTATCTCGTGAGAAAAGATCTGGATATGATCACCACAAAAAAGCTGGTGCCATGAATGCATTGGTATTATTCCTCTCTTGCCAATTTCCTGTGTTCTGCATTACATTTCTTGTGAAGTTCAGATATGGTTTTCCCCTTTTTGTTAACCTTTGACATTTAATTGCTATTTAGGTGCGAGTTTCAGCTGTAATCTCCAATGCTCCTTACATTTTGAATGTGGATTGTGATCATTATATAAACAATAGTAAAGCTCTTCGGGAAGCTATGTGCTTTTTGATGGATCCCATCTCAGGAAAGAAAGTATGCTACGTGCAATTTCCTCAGAGATTTGATGGGATCGATCGTCATGACAGATATTCAAACCGCAATGTTGTGTTTTTTGATGTGAGTAGAAGTATTTCTTTCAGTGTTATGTTATATATAAATACAGCTCTACGTTTATAATTTTATGACAGTAAATTGATGCTATTTTGCTCGAACAGATCAATATGAAAGGCCTTGATGGGATCCAGGGACCAATCTATGTTGGTACTGGATGTGTTTTCAGAAGGCAAGCTCTGTATGGTTTTGATGCTCCTGTCAAGGAGAAGCCTCCAGGAAAAACCTGCAATTGTTGGCCAAAATGGTGCTGCAGCTGTTGTGGatctaaaagaaataaaagagggaaaattaagcaagagaagaagaaagcaaaGTGGGCAAAGCACAGAGAAGCATCTATTCAAGTACATGCGCTTGAGAGTATTGACAAAGTTAAAGGTAACTTTTAAACAACCGTTACCTAGGTGTTAAAGAGCCATCCATAGAATTTTTGTTCAGATATTGTACTTGTTGTTGCAGGACAAGAAAATGAAAGCTCATCCTTAGTGCCCCGAGAAAAGCTGGAGAAAAAGTTTGGGCAATCTCCTGTCTTTGTGGCTTCAACTCTCCTGGAGAATGGTGGGATGGCTCAGGGTGTTGGTTTTGCTTCGTGTATTGGTGAGGCTATACATGTAATAAGTTGTGGTTATGAAGATAGAACTGAATGGGGAAAAGAGGCAAGTCTTAATGTTCATGAGCACTGTTACCTGTCTGACAGATTGCCATGCATCAACTAATCTCCTTATTCCTATTTTGCATGTTTGTCCAGGTTGGATGGATATATGGATCTGTTACAGAGGATATTCTTACTGGCTTTAAGATGCATTGCCATGGTTGGCGGTCGGTTTACTGCATACCTAAAAGACCAGCATTTAAAGGGTCAGCTCCCATCAACCTCTCTGACCGTCTTCATCAAGTTTTGAGATGGGCTCTTGGATCTGTAGAAATTTTTCTGAGCAAGCACTGCCCTATTTGGTATGGCTACAGAAGTGGGTTAAAGTGGTTGGAGAGGTTCTCCTATATAAATTCTGTTGTCTATCCATGGACATCTATTCCTTTGATTGCTTATTGTACGTTGCCAGCTATTTGTCTTCTCTCCGGAAAATTTATAGTACCTGAGGTATTTCACTAATATCCATCTTAATTTTTTGGATACAatctttttgttattatttttaggGTGTATTAAGTTTCATCAGTCATTTGCTAGGGTCCAAAATGATGGCTTTTTGACAGGTTCCTTGTATTGTTTTGATGACTTTATGTAAAATACTGTGGTAACTACCTGAGAAACAAGGTCAAATTTGGTGTATTGAAAACATATTATATGAGAAAATATGCAGGATCAGGTAGAGACAATCTTTGGTAAAAAGACATGGTGGAAGAAATGACATTGTATGAACCGAAGCTCATTTGCTTATTGTAGTTGCCAAGAAATTATACACGTTGAAGTGTGAAATGGATCATTTGAACATAaccataagtttctaattgtcatATCCAATTTTAAGCTGTTGTTTTCTTTTAGTTCATTACGTCTTGTTTGCACACAAATGATTATCCTTTCCTATTTGTTTTTCTCTCATTATACTTTTTTGTTAGTATTGCATAATAGCTTACATTACATGACTTTtctgccctataaataaccaaaaCTTGTATTTTGCAGATTAGTAGCTATGCTAGCATAGTATTCATGGCTTTATTCATCTCCATTGCTGCGACTGGCATTCTTGAGATGCAATGGGGAGGCGTAAGCATTGATGACTGGTGGAGGAATGAGCAGTTCTGGGTGATTGGTGGCGTCTCCTCACACCTCTTTGCCCTCTTTCAGGGCCTTCTGAAGGTTCTTGCTGGTGTTGAGACCAACTTCACCGTGACATCCAAAGGAGGGGATGATGGCGAGTTCGCAGAGCTTTATCTCTTCAAGTGGACATCTTTGCTGATTCCCCCTATGACCCTGCTCATTCTTAACATCATCGGTGTCGTAGCTGGAATTTCTAATGCCATTTCCAATGGGTATGAGTCATGGGGCCCATTGTTTGGTAAGCTCTTCTTTGCCTTCTGGGTCATCGTCCATCTCTATCCTTTTCTGAAAGGAATGATGGGAAAGCAGGATCGAGTGCCTACCATAGTGATAGTTTGGTCTATACTTTTGGCATCTATTTGTTCGCTTCTGTGGGTCAGAGTAAATCCATTCATTGCAAAATATGACGGGCCTGTCCTAGAAGTTTGTGGTTTGGATTGTAATTAGCACTTCTGGAGTTCTATGATGTCACTTTTGCTGTTGGGAGTTGCAAAAAGAGTGCCCTGAATCTGAGTCGAGGAGAATATTGTTTTGAGGAAAAATTTCATTGTACAAGACCGGCAAGAAGGGAGATTTGGTTGGTAAAAGGTGGAAGAAAAGAATGGTCATTGTTGGCCATTGTAGATATGGGGAGCTGGAACCTGACTCATCGCCAATAATTCACTATAAAGGCATTTTTTGTTGATTCTTTCTTGGTTCTTGACCTTCATGGCTATTCACGGTCATGGTCTGGCATTGTGTAATCTTCAAGAAACATTTGCTACTTTTGACCTTTGAAACTCATACAATTGATCATAGCCTATTTCCTCATTGTGGATTCTCTGAGCTACTGGTGCCAACTCTCACTAGGCCGCAGTGTTTGATTCTGTGACATGGTGTTCTTGTAAACAATTTCTGAAGCTTGATGAGTGTGTCATGTTCTTTTCAGTTTCCAGAAAGTCtgtgttttgagcatttcttgaACCAAATCTTGCTGTCACAAGGTGTTGAGCTGATGCTTGTCTGCAGAGTTGTTAGCTGTTGTTGGGTTTATTCTGATGCCCATAGTAGCTGATAATACAAtacatttgaatatatatatatatatatatatatatatatatatatatatatatatatatatattcatttcaaattctgaaaaatatatattacatgAGTATTCAAATTCTGAATTAAACACATCAATTTTTGTTATATTCATTAATAATTCAAGCATCTTTCCATTAATATATTACATGTGACTGTCTATTTCCATATGATTGATGAAATGGAGAGGTTATTTCCCACAAAATGCCTATCAAATTTTGAGGGATGTTACATATTTTCATATTATATTTTGAAAAGAATTCATATTACAAACCCTACACCTTTCGTGATTTAAACGCATAAATTTTGATGTGTAATTTTCTTGTACCGAtatgaaagaaataaaaaaaatgataaaagtgaGAAATCATTTCTTCCGACTTAGCTCCAATTGTATAGTCTTCAGAGGGATCAATTCAATCATTTTCAATTAGGTCGctgtttgatatttttcatttgtGAATAATTAAGTATAGACTCAAAAATAGATAAATATAAACATATGTTAAAAATATTCAACTCCTAAGAAGTgaaataattttaagaaaaaaatcttactataaattataaatagggattccattttttaaatttaaataagaataTGGCTTTTATAAAATTATCCGTAGCCGATCCCACGTCGGACAGTTGGGATTTTATGacagttattgttattgttattgtatgCACGGAAATCGAACGATAGTATCGATGCGTCAAAGTTCGTGAACTTAGATCAGATGTTGGGGATTAACAGCATGATCGAGCCCTCGGTGTTCCGGCGGCCCACCGAAACACTTGTTTGTTGTCGGGTGTTCCGGACCACGATAAAGATCAGCGTCTCATCCGTTAGGGTTCGACGCACTTTGGGGCTCGATAAAGAGGGAAGTGAGCCATCATCGGAGCCCTAATCGAATAAGTGTGCTTCCGATCCCATCTCACTAGCTCTGGTTCGCACGATCGAGAACCCTACGCCGCGATCGTCCTCTCTGTCGCTGTGGGTGCGCACCGCGATCCCTCTCGTTCCTTGTCGTGTTCGTTCTTGCGCGTTAGATTTGGGATCACGGCCGCCTGTTTCCTCCCCGTCGTTTGCCTTTCCTTTTTCATTTTCGTGTAGAGTGGAAGATTAAAGATTGAATTTTGCTGCGTTTTGATTCTTTGTCGTTGGTGTTGTACCGGTAAGGTGAGGAAGAGTTCTTGAGATTGTTCTGCTTTCTAGCTTGAGCTAGAGAGTTAAGTGCGACAATGGCGGAGCCCTCCAAGGTCATTCACATCCGCAACGTTGGGCATGAGATATCTGAGGTAGTTTTTCGTGAGATACCGTGTTCGACCAATTTGTTTCTTGATTTATCGACTCAAGTTTCGCGCTGTATGCAGAATGACCTTCTTCAGTTAGTGCAGCCGTTTGGTGTTGTTACTAAGCTTGTGATGTTACGAGCCAAAAACCAGGTTCCTTTTCCCCTCTTATTATAAGTCGCCCTCTTCCATCTACCTATATGCAGCTTTCAGCCACTAATAATCCAGTTTCTATCTAACAGGCTCTTCTTCAGATGCATGATTTGAATTCTGCTGTTAATGTTCTACAGTACTATACAAGTGTCCAACCAAGTGTCAGGTGTGGGCCTGAATACTTATCCTTTTTCTTGTTTTGGGTGCTTTTAAGGTTATTAACACTTTGTGAAGATGCTGCATTGTGATAGCCTATTCCTAGGATTAAGTTGAAGCATCCCCCTCCTATGAACCTTACCTAGAGCTGATCAATTTGCTTGCAGATACTCAAGCATGTCATGCAGCTTGGGATAATTGGAAAATCTAGTAATTTTTACTATATAACCCGTCCCAAACCCCCCACTCCTGCACACACCACAGACATAAATTCTTCCTTCTTGCAACATTTTCTATCATGAaagaaaaagttaatttttgtcaCTCTTTCTACAAATAACAATCACAACTTTTCAGAGATGAGGTGTCACTCAGGCTATTTCAACCATACGTTAGATACTTCCCATACCAAGGACTCACTGCAAGTGGTTCCTGCTGCTTAGACAGTTCAAGAGAACAATAAGGCAGGCTCACAAACCACCAGGAAGTGACAACATTATTCAATTTGTGATTTTGGTTGTATATAAGGATTTGCAATTTTTTTTCATTGGTATACTTGAACAACTTGAAATGTTGGAACACTTCATGTAAGAGATTACTGCCAGTTGATAAGTGATCAGAGTGGA is from Musa acuminata AAA Group cultivar baxijiao chromosome BXJ3-8, Cavendish_Baxijiao_AAA, whole genome shotgun sequence and encodes:
- the LOC135646137 gene encoding cellulose synthase A catalytic subunit 5 [UDP-forming]-like isoform X1, with protein sequence METGRRLVAGSRNRNEFVVINADDFGKSKSAHDSNGQICQICGDDIEILEEEKELFVACNECAFPVCRTCYEYERREGSQACPRCKTRYKRHKGSARVEGDEDEDGDDDIYKELNYYNFNGKETVSVPDPKLYGYPYVGQGSLSGLGIPSNNVQQNGSNIPLLTYGEEVDGISCDDHALIIPPYGGFGGQVHQGAASGTFASTQSRPINPNKDISVYGYGTVAWKNRIDEWKRNQLSRMQQHQLEGGDGGYIDGYDPANSDLSMSDESRQPLSRKMPITSSMISPYRIIILLRLVILGFFFQYRLLHPVPDAYGLWLTSVICEIWFAVSWILDQFPKWFPIERETYLDRLSLRYEKEGKPSELADVDIFVSTVDPTKEPPLITANTVLSILAVDYPVDKVSCYVSDDGAAMLTFEALSETSEFAKKWVPFCKKFNIEPRAPEWYFVQKIDYLKDKVHPDFVRERRAMKREYEEFKVHINALVAKAQKVPEEGWTMQDGTLWPGNNVRDHPGMIQVFLGHNGVLDEAGNELPRLVYVSREKRSGYDHHKKAGAMNALVRVSAVISNAPYILNVDCDHYINNSKALREAMCFLMDPISGKKVCYVQFPQRFDGIDRHDRYSNRNVVFFDINMKGLDGIQGPIYVGTGCVFRRQALYGFDAPVKEKPPGKTCNCWPKWCCSCCGSKRNKRGKIKQEKKKAKWAKHREASIQVHALESIDKVKGQENESSSLVPREKLEKKFGQSPVFVASTLLENGGMAQGVGFASCIGEAIHVISCGYEDRTEWGKEVGWIYGSVTEDILTGFKMHCHGWRSVYCIPKRPAFKGSAPINLSDRLHQVLRWALGSVEIFLSKHCPIWYGYRSGLKWLERFSYINSVVYPWTSIPLIAYCTLPAICLLSGKFIVPEISSYASIVFMALFISIAATGILEMQWGGVSIDDWWRNEQFWVIGGVSSHLFALFQGLLKVLAGVETNFTVTSKGGDDGEFAELYLFKWTSLLIPPMTLLILNIIGVVAGISNAISNGYESWGPLFGKLFFAFWVIVHLYPFLKGMMGKQDRVPTIVIVWSILLASICSLLWVRVNPFIAKYDGPVLEVCGLDCN
- the LOC135646137 gene encoding cellulose synthase A catalytic subunit 5 [UDP-forming]-like isoform X2, with translation METGRRLVAGSRNRNEFVVINADDFGKSKSAHDSNGQICQICGDDIEILEEEKELFVACNECAFPVCRTCYEYERREGSQACPRCKTRYKRHKGSARVEGDEDEDGDDDIYKELNYYNFNGKETVSVPDPKLYGYPYVGQGSLSGLGIPSNNVQQNGSNIPLLTYGEEVDGISCDDHALIIPPYGGFGGQVHQAQSRPINPNKDISVYGYGTVAWKNRIDEWKRNQLSRMQQHQLEGGDGGYIDGYDPANSDLSMSDESRQPLSRKMPITSSMISPYRIIILLRLVILGFFFQYRLLHPVPDAYGLWLTSVICEIWFAVSWILDQFPKWFPIERETYLDRLSLRYEKEGKPSELADVDIFVSTVDPTKEPPLITANTVLSILAVDYPVDKVSCYVSDDGAAMLTFEALSETSEFAKKWVPFCKKFNIEPRAPEWYFVQKIDYLKDKVHPDFVRERRAMKREYEEFKVHINALVAKAQKVPEEGWTMQDGTLWPGNNVRDHPGMIQVFLGHNGVLDEAGNELPRLVYVSREKRSGYDHHKKAGAMNALVRVSAVISNAPYILNVDCDHYINNSKALREAMCFLMDPISGKKVCYVQFPQRFDGIDRHDRYSNRNVVFFDINMKGLDGIQGPIYVGTGCVFRRQALYGFDAPVKEKPPGKTCNCWPKWCCSCCGSKRNKRGKIKQEKKKAKWAKHREASIQVHALESIDKVKGQENESSSLVPREKLEKKFGQSPVFVASTLLENGGMAQGVGFASCIGEAIHVISCGYEDRTEWGKEVGWIYGSVTEDILTGFKMHCHGWRSVYCIPKRPAFKGSAPINLSDRLHQVLRWALGSVEIFLSKHCPIWYGYRSGLKWLERFSYINSVVYPWTSIPLIAYCTLPAICLLSGKFIVPEISSYASIVFMALFISIAATGILEMQWGGVSIDDWWRNEQFWVIGGVSSHLFALFQGLLKVLAGVETNFTVTSKGGDDGEFAELYLFKWTSLLIPPMTLLILNIIGVVAGISNAISNGYESWGPLFGKLFFAFWVIVHLYPFLKGMMGKQDRVPTIVIVWSILLASICSLLWVRVNPFIAKYDGPVLEVCGLDCN
- the LOC135646137 gene encoding cellulose synthase A catalytic subunit 2 [UDP-forming]-like isoform X3 → MQMTSERTCYEYERREGSQACPRCKTRYKRHKGSARVEGDEDEDGDDDIYKELNYYNFNGKETVSVPDPKLYGYPYVGQGSLSGLGIPSNNVQQNGSNIPLLTYGEEVDGISCDDHALIIPPYGGFGGQVHQGAASGTFASTQSRPINPNKDISVYGYGTVAWKNRIDEWKRNQLSRMQQHQLEGGDGGYIDGYDPANSDLSMSDESRQPLSRKMPITSSMISPYRIIILLRLVILGFFFQYRLLHPVPDAYGLWLTSVICEIWFAVSWILDQFPKWFPIERETYLDRLSLRYEKEGKPSELADVDIFVSTVDPTKEPPLITANTVLSILAVDYPVDKVSCYVSDDGAAMLTFEALSETSEFAKKWVPFCKKFNIEPRAPEWYFVQKIDYLKDKVHPDFVRERRAMKREYEEFKVHINALVAKAQKVPEEGWTMQDGTLWPGNNVRDHPGMIQVFLGHNGVLDEAGNELPRLVYVSREKRSGYDHHKKAGAMNALVRVSAVISNAPYILNVDCDHYINNSKALREAMCFLMDPISGKKVCYVQFPQRFDGIDRHDRYSNRNVVFFDINMKGLDGIQGPIYVGTGCVFRRQALYGFDAPVKEKPPGKTCNCWPKWCCSCCGSKRNKRGKIKQEKKKAKWAKHREASIQVHALESIDKVKGQENESSSLVPREKLEKKFGQSPVFVASTLLENGGMAQGVGFASCIGEAIHVISCGYEDRTEWGKEVGWIYGSVTEDILTGFKMHCHGWRSVYCIPKRPAFKGSAPINLSDRLHQVLRWALGSVEIFLSKHCPIWYGYRSGLKWLERFSYINSVVYPWTSIPLIAYCTLPAICLLSGKFIVPEISSYASIVFMALFISIAATGILEMQWGGVSIDDWWRNEQFWVIGGVSSHLFALFQGLLKVLAGVETNFTVTSKGGDDGEFAELYLFKWTSLLIPPMTLLILNIIGVVAGISNAISNGYESWGPLFGKLFFAFWVIVHLYPFLKGMMGKQDRVPTIVIVWSILLASICSLLWVRVNPFIAKYDGPVLEVCGLDCN